In Danio aesculapii chromosome 12, fDanAes4.1, whole genome shotgun sequence, the sequence GGATAGTCAGAAACCAGTATAAAGGATTGTTTTTCACCCATGTCACCCTCCACACACCGATGAGGGACACTAGGATGAACAGTGCCCTAGTGACTACAGCGCAGATAAATTTGACAAACATGCTTTCTTTTATTGTGTGAGAAAAGTAGTGGCTTTCACTTCTTTACTCCTCGTGAGTCTGAATCAAAAAGCACATTTTACCTTTTTTAGCCCTCCCACATTGTACACCCGTTGGGGCGGGGCTTCTGTTTTGATTCTTTTCTCAATGTTATGTCATGATGTGATCCACATGAGttgttaaaacaacatttttgtgaTTTTGTACTTGTTTAGTAGTATTATTTTTGACAAATATAGTTTTAGCTGTTAATTAACTGAATATATAAAATGCATGTTAGTTAAATCTACAACTCTATAGCCCTGTGTgaaagtttgtttttataaagATTAATTTGTAATTGTTGAAATATTGTAATACACTCCATTGCAAATCATTGAATTTTCAGGAAGAACTTTTGatagtattaatatttttttaaacccacCTTTTTTGGTTAGcacctacactcaccggccactttattaggtacacacgtccaactgcttgttaatgcaaatttctaaacagccaatcacacggcagcagctcaatgcatttagtgatgtagacgtggtcaagacgatctgctgcagttcaaaccaagcgtcagaatagggaagaaaggtgatttaagtgtctTTGAACAGGGCATGgatgccagactggctggtctgagtatttcataaactgctgttctactgggattttcacgcacaaccatttctagggtttacagagaatggtctgaaaaagagaaaatatccatcgagaggcagttctgtgggcgcaaatgccttgttgatgctagaggtcagaggagaatggccagactggatcGAGCTgacagaaagacaacagtaactcaaatagccactcgttacaactgaggtatgcaaaagagcatctctgaatgcacaacacgtccaaccttgaggtggatgggctacagcagcagaagaccagacCTTGggcgccactcctgtcagctaagaacaggaaactgaggctacaattcgcacaggctcaccaaaattggaaaatagaggattgtaaaaacgttgcctggtcgatttctgctgtgacattcagatggtaggatcagaatttggcattaacaacatgaaagcatggatccatcctgcaatGTATTAACGGTTTAGGctgttggtgtaatggtgtggggaatattttcttggcacaccttgGGCCTGCTAGTACCAAtttagcatcgtgtcaacgccacagcctacctgagtattgttgctgtctTGCAGACCATGTCTATTATGACCACAGAATACCCATCTTTtgaaggctacttccagcaggataacgtgccatgtcataaagcacgaatcatcttgTTATCTGTAATCTTCTGTTTCTCATCTGTaagagatcatacgttcatataattattaatcacctgtttccaaatggtctgtctctaaaattgagggggacggatccccccggttgctatgccCCTGGGTGTGCCTAATAAAGCCGTTGAGAACCTTCAGGTAACATTTTCATTCACACAAGGTTCTTCAAAGTGAAAATGGTCTGCAGTTcattaaaatgtacttaaaatgtactaagaaataaatgtttcttttaaaaaacGTTGAATGAAAAGTTCTTCTGGGAACCAAAATAGCCTATTTTATGTAGCCTAAGCGCTGCAAAAACTATTTTTTGGAACCTTTATGCAAGAACTAATTTAAATACAGTCACTAAATCCTCGATTTGTCTCATTTTGAGGCTCACACGAGACAGACTGATAAACAGatagaaaaaaatactgtaaataatgcgAACATTCCGATGCTTGGAAATCAAGCTTCACGTTACACAGAAAGCACGCATGCGCACAGACCCCGCCTACTGGGCTTTCCCTTGACAACAGTACACACTGAACACCTGACTCATGTCTGGAAGAGAGAGATcacgagagaaagaaagagatgcTCAAATGACAAAAAGAGAAGAAACGGACAGAGATAATACTCAGATTAATGTATGTAAAGTACATTCTTAAggatttaatcattttattggtTTTTAGACGACTGCTGTGGACTAAAGTAAAGTTTACATGCTGCATGCTAATACGAAAAACGAACACGAGCAGATTAAATAGAAAGTAGGCAAAATTAGCTACAAGTTCTGTTGAAGCCAATTGCATATCCTCAACACTGCCTAGTAATACTGTAAATGTggaaaaataagtttattttgcttttcatttagCTAGCACACAATTTGCTATGTGCACAACAACTAATGTGCTACACATAATATAGGCTAATCAAAACTAGAAAATAGctttacttaattaattaaaggtaaatgacatttacatttacatttagtcatttagcagacacttttatccaaagcgacttacaaatgaggacaaggaagcaattcacacaactataagagcagcagtgaacaagtgctatagacaagtttcaggtgtgtaaagtctaagaagcaaagcattagtacattttttttttttttttttggagaaagagagagagagagagagagagagggcacagttagtggtatagccagagaggcagttgcagattaggaaggaaagtggagactaaacagttgcgtttttagtcgtttcttgaagacataTTGGACTGTACTTCACATcagatgaaatattaaataacaaagtTCAATAGTTCACCATATGAAGTACCTTTGCCATTAGACTACTTTGCCATTATACCACTTTACCAGAATATACTTTTAAATTACTGACCAGTCCTAATATTGCATCATACACCAAACtactataaatgtatttacatataaTTGCTGTTTATGAACTCTTGTATATATAATTGCTGTAATGAACTCTTTTTCTTTCACAGTTGATTATATTAGTGAAAGAAACCGTTCATATTAGTTTTCAACAAGTTTTGAGAGAGCATCTGCAATGTTGCCAGATCTGTAGATAAACTAGAAAAGGATAATGACATGTATGGTTATATTTATCAGACGCTTTTATTTAAAGTGACTTATAAATTTCAAATCCCTAGAAAAGCAACAATATGTGTAGATGCATTGACTTTACTAAGAAATAAATGTTTCGTTCAAAAACAAGTGAATGAAAAGTTTTTTAGGGAACCAAAATTAgttatttgtttactgttttacTGAGACTTTATCACGTCTCAGATACTTAGCATTGTGTACTTTTTAGACCGATGGACAGATTAAAAATTTAAATGCTGGTGGGTTAAGTGTTGACCAAACAGATGTGTATTCAGtcatttcctaaaaaaaaaaaaaatccaaagatttaaaaatgtcaataaattaaAGTTAAGACATGAATAAAGTTGTGACGTAAAGTTATGACGTGCCGTCTTTTCAGCTCGTTTTTATGGAAAATAAATATGTTGgaatgtaataattataaataaattattaaatgtaaattttcaagtCCTATTGTTTTATATTCCAGGTAATGGAGAAATCATTTCCTCAGTGGGAGCTTTTAAAGCCTGAGGAAATAAATATCCTGGTCACACTCTCCGTAGACCAAGTGCAGTTGTAAGTTTACTGCAGTCATCacacattttgtttaatttaaatttcatttaaagcctcgaatgggtcagttggcatttctgtgtggagtttgcatggtctccccatgttcgcataggtttcctccacaagtccaaagacatgcactataattgggtgaattgggtaagctaaattttccattgtgtatgtgtgtgtgtgtgtgtgagtgagagtatatgggtgtttcccagtgatgggttgcagctggaagggcatccgctgcgtaaagcatttgcttgataagttggtggttcattctgattaacaaagggactaagctgagaagaaaataaatgaatgaatgaatatatttgtaagtttttttgtACATGTAAGTAACGTTGTGTTTAAGGTACCACAATGTAAaatgcaattagttgactttactttgaaaaaaaaagtgagtaaacccattgcttttaaattgAATAGTTGACTGTACCCAGAAAATTGAGCAAACCCATTGCTTTTTTAAAGTgaatagttgactttacttataaaactgagtaaatatgttgcttttaaagcaattagttgactttacctaaaaaagtgagtaaacccattgcttttaaattgaatagttgacttttcttacaaaatgtttgtaaatctgttgcttttaaagggatttgttgactttactttaaaaaagcgaGTTAACCCATTACTTTTAAAGCAAATAGTTGACTTTGCTTTAAAAGGgggtaaaataagtaaattaatgactactgtatgtatattaagttagggtggcacagtggttagcactgttgcctcgcagcaagaaggttgctgattcgaatcccgactggaccagttggcgtttctgtgtggagtttgcatgttggtgtgttggtgtgggtttcctccgggtgctcaggtttcccccacagtcgaaagacatgcggtatagatgaattgggttaacaaaattgaaagtagtgtgtgtgtgtgtgtgtgcgtgtgtgtgtgtgtgtgtgtgcgtgcgtgtgtgtgtgtgtgtgtgactgtgagtGTGTGGGTGGTGTTTCCCACTGCTGGGTTGCGgtcagaagggcatccgctgcgtaaaacttatgctgtaatagttggtggttcattccactgtggcgactccaatcagggactaagccaaaggaaaattaattaatgaatgaaatttttaaGTTGCGTCCACTTAACCGTTCTAAGTTACAacgtgtttactcacttttttaacataatcactttttttacagtgcttaaTTAGTAAATCTGTAATATTCCCATCCTCTATATTTTTGTGTCTGATTTACTGTACATAGATGGAACTGTTTTTATGATATGGACTATTCTTGAATTTTCAGACAGTTTGAGAATATTCTGCATTTCAAAAACCACCAAACATGTTTAAAAGAAGCTGCGCTGTTGGAGTATTTTGTCAATGGATTTTGGTGGGCCAAAGAGATGAGCTTCACTTCTGAGCAAATCTCGTTTATCATGGCACTTTTACAGCAACTTATCAACAACATTAAAAGTAAGTGGCATTCTCTGACATCATGTTTTGTTTAGTTAGAAGTTCAACCATGGTTGTTATTTTactatgtttttatattataaaatatacataataaaataaataatatgaaattattttaaaaagccattattattttgttgtactAGAATAGATTAACAAGCTTTAATCTtcaaaatcacattaaaatgatagttcacccaaaaatgaaaatgtactctctatttactcatcctcaagtgattccaaacttttatgagtttcaatcttttgttgaacacaaaagaagatatttcaaagaaagcagaaaacctgtaaccatttacttctaaagtagggaaaaaaaacactatagaagtcaatggttacaggtttccagcattttacaaaatattctcttttgtgttcaccagaagaaagaaactcacaaaagattgaaacaagtaaaaggtgagcaaatgatgacagtattttcatttttgggtgaaccatcactTTAATGTTTACTAATATGCTTTACTTAACGAGCTCTATTGTCAGTCCGTCTGAAATGTTTGatttcattccttttccttcggcatagtccttttatttattaggggtcaccaaagcagaatgaaccaccaacttatccagcatatattttacacagcagatgcccttccagctgcaacctagtgtttggaaacatccatactcactcattcacacacactcatatgctatggtctatttagtttattcaattcaccaataacaaatgtgtttgggctgtgggggaaaccggagcatccggaggtaacccacacagaaatggcaactggcccagccgggactcaaaccagcgaccttcttgctgtgaggcgacagtgctaaccactgagccaccatgttgccctgtTTGActgagttacattttaaaattttagtcCTTCCCAAAAAGCCTTAGCAATGTGTAATCTTGTAGAGATGCTAAAAAGGCTTTTGGGACTTTTTCATAATGCCAGTTTAGTCCTCAGTTTTAAGGATTTctctaattgattgattgattgatttcacTTTATTAATGACAGatggaaattattttatttcctagTGGCACacataacctaaaataaagttttaaatataccattcattcattcattcattcattttcttttcggcttagtccctttattaatttgtggtcaccacagcggaatgaaccgttaacttatccagcatttgttttatgcagcggatgcccttccagctgcaacccatcactgggatacacatatacacttattcacacacacatagactacggacaatttagcctacccaattcacctgtaccgcatgtgtttggactgtgggggaaactgagcacccggaggaatcccacgcgaacacagggagaaaatgcaaactccacacagaaacaccaactgacccagccgaggctcgaaccaacgaccttcttgctgtgaggcgacagcagtacctactacgccactgcatcgccttaaatataccataaaataacaaattaaaaaatctgtttattcGCAAAAAAGTATAACGCTTACTTGAGGTTGTTTTGGACTTATGAATGACAAAAAAACGTAGCAAACATTATACCAACCTGcctaatcagctgtctccattatgcttgctttgtttactgttggttactaagttaccaatactacagtcagcctcTCTAACAACTTGATAGGAAATTACATTTGggatttctttcatttatttatttttttgtgaaatttgaAAAGATTTACTTCATGTGAGGATTGAATCTATGCTACTCTTCAGCACTTATTAAGAAAAGTCTGTGAACTCCCAAAGCATCGTATTTATCTTTTTCTGGACTTACAATAATCTTAGTGAATCACTGATGCAGTAAACTTCCAAGTTtactaaaaacgtagccctatatgcatttctggagatcgctaaTTACATAAGCCAGAAACGTAGGCTGCATTTTGGCTTcaaaacaaacgctacagggcggtatgatgttgttccttttcatgcttaccagctgaccgattgtCTCCATATGGACAGGTTTgtaaaagcaggtaagacaaaaacaccagccaaaaaaattgaataaacaaGTAACTAAGagggtgagaatgtgttaaaatctgaaaacatggtaaaaatcaaggggcttttatttttctggattgcttttgaaagctgttggttgggttcagggaagtgggtgggcgctggtcaatcggtgcttttgaaaacactatcggttgggtttagggaaggaggagggtgggtcaatcgattggtcagtcagtcagtcagtcgacaacggcctctggtggattcacgcaagtagagcaggcacaaatggcacttgcaagagaaatttgacatctcaaaaaaCGCCCCCTGGTGGTTTTGCGAAAAAtgcctcctgggatgtatttggtgctttccagaaatgtataatagcggtacgttttcagaatgagcattcTCTGGGTTGCCCAAGAGAgtgtgtgaaaataaaaataatgcctgttgtgttttatttcagaCAAACAAGCATCATTTGCTGATAACTTCAAGGCATTTACCCAAACAGTGCTTTCCACAAGGCAGTCTCCATCAACAAAAGATTTTTTATTCAACAACGATCAAATCAAGGCCATCACAGATTACTTCAAGACCAGGTTTGTCTCCCTTTTGTCACATCCACCCTAAAATCACATTCCTCCTTAGTACACTGTGATTATGCTCATTGCATTTGGAATTGTTGAATATGCATTAGGTCATTCTCAACCCGTTGCATGTTATTAATTGACACAAGATGCTGCTTTGCCATTAGACAGCTGCTAACAAGCAAACTAGATTCTTTTTATGGCTTTCATAATTAATGCTATGCATTATTCATATAGCAATGGATTGTGACGCATGCAGACTAGAATACACTGGAAAATAACAAGCTGCAAAGAAATCATCTGTCTTTTAGAAAgcaaaaaggaggaaaaaaacaCTGATGCACTGAAAACATGACAGTATATGTATTATAGGAGTGATTTCTATGCTTACCTGAAAGCCTCAGCTTCATTCACAACATCAAAATTATTGTCAGTGGTTGAGTTTAATTTATCTTTGGTCTTTTTTACCTAGaatgcttatttaaaatattcatataaacaTTTTGCCTCGTTAGGAAAGAGTTATTATTCATAGAACATCATCAGAATGTTAATGCAGCATTTTAATTGCAGAGATAAGTCATAGCAATACGAGTACAGATGACTCCTAAGCCTAAGCATAGGCTATAATTGTGTTCTCGCAAATTGTTGGTACATTACAGGATTGAATATTGTCAAATGCTGTGACAGCATGACAGATCTTAAACCTTATAACAGTCTTTTCCAGCACTACCGACTATATGAATTGCTGTTAAGCCACAGCAGAGAGAAGCAACTCCTGAAAACAGAGGTAAAGTTCAAATGTGATATCTAAAATCATTGTTCATATAGAAAGTATGGAACTATGTGCTGTACCATGTTATGTCAGGAATGCCTTTCAGGGATGGAATTCAAATTACAATACACAGATTTGTGAGCTGTGATGAAAGGgaagtgtaattgtttttaataagtACTAAATAACATAAGTTCTTCTAATAGTGTAAGGtgctttggatggaaacatcttTTAGAAGCACAAATATAAAGTTAAAGGTTGTGGAACAGTATTTGCATGGACAtcataattatttatcatttatctattttaattttatataaagtagAACAAAAGTCAATGCCTGTCTATGCTTTTTAAGAGTTTTCTGTGCGTTATTAATTCTTGTCCATaacatacagtggtgtgaaaaagtgttggCCTCTAACTGATTTGTCACACTTTTTTGTTTCAGAttatcaaacaaattaaaatattaacaagtaaacacatcatgcagtttttaaatagaggtttttattattaaggaaaacaatatccaaaactacatagcctTGTGTGAAAAGGTGTTAGCCCCTTAGCAgaaacaactgcaatcaagcatttttgataacttgcaatgagtcagTTACATCACTCTGGAGGAATTTTGGCcaactcatctttgcagaataaTTGTTTTTCAGCCACACCGGAAAGTTTTCTAGCATGAACcgaaggtcatgccacagcatctcaattggatttaggttCGGAtattgactaggccactccaaagtcttaattttgtttttcttcagccattcagatgTGGACTTGCTGGTGTAACATACATGCAGCAGCAAACAGCAAAATAATCAGATTTGGGTCCAATACTGTGACACAGTGCTGCTGTGTGAAGTGCAAAGCATTCTGTATGATGCCACCATTTTGGTAATTTGTATGTAGGCGATAACGGTACAGATTAAAAAAAACCTACTCTTTGaaacttgtttttaaaagttGTGTATTTAGGTCTCAAAAGCACTTTTAGTTGAGTTTTAGTCTGTTACAgtgctgtggaggaattttggccaACTCATCTTTgaagaattgttgtaattcagccacactgAAAATTTTTTGTGCATGATTTGCCTTTTTAAGGTTATGCCACAGCTTCTCAtttggattcaggtcagggctttgactaggccactccaaagtcttcattttgttttgtttttttgtcattcatATGTGGACTTGCTGGTGTGACATATGCAAcagtaaacagtaaaataatcCAATTTGGGTCCAATATTGGATTGCAGTGCTGCTGCATAAACTGCAATACACTGTGTTTGATGTCACCATTTTGGTAGTTTGCATGTAGACAATAACGATACAGATTTCAAAAATGTACACtttaaaacttgtttttaaaagttGTGTAATCAGGTCTCAAAAGCACCATTGTTTAAATTAATGGTCAAAACATCTAAAAGGTTTTCAATTTTTAGTTGAGTTTAAGTCTGTTAAAGTGCTGTGAAGGAATTTTGGCcaactcatctttgcagaattgctGTAGTTCAGTCATACTGGAAAGTTTTTGTGCATGAACCGCCTTTTTCAGGTCATGCCATGGCTCCTCAATAGGATTcagatcaggactttgactaggccactccaaagtcttaattttttttttcagccattcATATGTGGACTTGCTGGTGTGACGTACATGCAATAGCACACAGAAAAATAATCCAGTTGGGGTCCAATATTGTGGAGCAGTGCTGCTGTATAAACTGCAATGCACTGTGTTTGATGTCACCATTTTTGTAGTTTGCATGAAGGCAATAACGatacagatttaaaaaatgtacactttgaaacttgtttttaaaagttGT encodes:
- the cabcoco1 gene encoding ciliary-associated calcium-binding coiled-coil protein 1; this encodes MSGRERSREKERDAQMTKREETDRDNTQINVMEKSFPQWELLKPEEINILVTLSVDQVQLQFENILHFKNHQTCLKEAALLEYFVNGFWWAKEMSFTSEQISFIMALLQQLINNIKNKQASFADNFKAFTQTVLSTRQSPSTKDFLFNNDQIKAITDYFKTSLFQHYRLYELLLSHSREKQLLKTEKCIEVINPAEFAAPLEEGFPADLYFHYMAPPCVQTPEQGSPESHEENVKEPEKAELEESAGNHEGFSVEDVREALGEMTQEMLAKLQADFTEKLRVHEETYISRLERLQKASSK